One Brevibacillus choshinensis genomic window carries:
- the rimO gene encoding 30S ribosomal protein S12 methylthiotransferase RimO has protein sequence MTEKVGTREKVAIVTLGCEKNLVDSDMMAHLIDEKGYELVDNPEDATVVVVNTCGFIDAAKEESVNKILDMAELKETGKLKSLVVAGCLTQRYKEDILNEIPEVDGIVGTGDFMSITGIIEESLAGKRPVFVGNPIFTYEDVVKRKVKEGTYSAYIKIAEGCDNACTFCSIPLMRGGFRSRTIESILEEARHLAAQGIVEVSLIAQDSTNYGTDIYDGKHMLPELLNRLSEVDGIQWIRLHYAYPGFFTDELIQTFATNPKVCKYVDMPLQHSEDHILKRMRRPGRQTDIRALVAKIRAQVPDVALRTSLIVGFPGETEEDFARLSEFVKDIRFDRLGVFTYSNEDDTPASRLPDHVDEETKEKRANLLMEIQREVAGDRNSRFVGQVLEVLIERYEGRNDIYVGRTQYDAPEIDGEVFVSGFKGELGSIAKVKITHSFEYDLAGEVV, from the coding sequence ATGACAGAGAAAGTAGGCACGCGAGAAAAAGTTGCGATTGTAACACTGGGCTGTGAGAAGAATCTCGTTGATTCCGACATGATGGCCCATCTGATAGATGAAAAAGGCTATGAGCTGGTTGATAATCCTGAGGATGCAACCGTGGTCGTCGTCAACACCTGTGGTTTCATTGATGCAGCTAAAGAAGAGTCGGTTAACAAGATTTTGGACATGGCTGAATTGAAGGAAACGGGCAAGCTCAAATCGCTTGTAGTGGCAGGCTGTCTAACCCAGCGTTACAAAGAGGATATCTTGAACGAGATTCCTGAAGTGGACGGCATTGTCGGAACAGGCGATTTTATGTCCATTACAGGGATCATCGAAGAATCTCTTGCAGGCAAGCGCCCGGTTTTTGTGGGCAACCCGATTTTTACGTATGAAGATGTAGTAAAGCGAAAAGTGAAGGAAGGTACCTACTCTGCATACATTAAGATTGCAGAGGGCTGTGACAATGCATGTACCTTTTGCAGTATCCCTTTGATGCGTGGAGGATTTCGCAGCCGCACGATCGAATCCATTTTGGAAGAGGCGCGCCATCTTGCCGCACAGGGGATTGTTGAAGTCAGCTTAATCGCGCAAGATTCCACCAACTACGGTACGGACATTTACGATGGAAAACACATGCTTCCAGAACTGTTGAACCGCTTGTCTGAGGTGGACGGAATCCAGTGGATCCGTCTTCATTACGCGTATCCAGGATTCTTTACGGACGAGTTGATTCAGACGTTCGCAACCAATCCAAAAGTATGCAAATACGTGGATATGCCACTGCAGCATTCGGAGGATCACATTCTGAAGCGGATGCGCCGTCCTGGACGTCAGACGGATATCCGTGCATTGGTAGCGAAAATTCGCGCACAAGTACCGGACGTTGCTTTGCGCACGTCGCTGATTGTCGGTTTTCCCGGTGAGACGGAGGAAGACTTTGCACGTCTGAGCGAGTTTGTAAAAGACATTCGCTTTGATCGTCTTGGAGTATTTACGTATTCCAACGAAGACGACACTCCAGCATCCAGACTTCCAGACCATGTGGATGAAGAGACGAAAGAAAAGCGCGCGAACCTTCTGATGGAAATTCAGCGCGAAGTGGCAGGCGACCGCAACAGTCGCTTCGTGGGACAGGTGCTCGAAGTGCTGATTGAACGGTACGAAGGTCGCAATGATATTTACGTGGGCCGTACTCAGTACGATGCTCCGGAAATTGACGGTGAAGTTTTTGTCTCCGGCTTTAAGGGGGAACTTGGCTCAATCGCGAAGGTTAAGATTACGCACTCCTTTGAATACGATTTAGCTGGGGAGGTAGTCTAG
- the pgsA gene encoding CDP-diacylglycerol--glycerol-3-phosphate 3-phosphatidyltransferase, translating to MNLANRITLARIFLVPVVMFFLLVRYNIGTFTIGSLTMTFNELIAALVFILAASTDGLDGYIARKRKIVTNFGKFLDPLADKLLISAALISLVEMQRLEAWIAIVIISREFAVTGLRLIAAAEGQVIAASALGKLKTWVQIVAITVVMIRNFPFEFLGIPFDEVATWAMVIITIYSGYDYFAKNRNVIQYS from the coding sequence GTGAATCTCGCCAACCGCATCACCCTCGCCAGGATTTTCCTGGTACCGGTCGTTATGTTTTTTCTGCTGGTGCGTTACAACATCGGGACTTTTACGATTGGTAGCCTGACGATGACGTTTAACGAGCTGATTGCGGCTTTGGTCTTTATCCTTGCAGCCAGTACGGACGGACTCGATGGATATATTGCCCGTAAACGGAAGATCGTAACGAATTTCGGCAAGTTTTTGGATCCTCTCGCCGATAAGCTCCTCATTTCGGCGGCATTGATTTCGTTGGTAGAAATGCAACGGCTGGAAGCGTGGATTGCCATTGTCATTATCAGTAGGGAATTTGCAGTGACGGGTTTGCGGTTGATTGCAGCGGCCGAAGGGCAGGTTATTGCTGCCAGCGCTCTGGGTAAACTGAAGACATGGGTGCAAATCGTTGCCATTACCGTGGTTATGATTCGCAACTTTCCGTTTGAGTTTCTCGGCATTCCATTTGACGAGGTCGCTACATGGGCAATGGTCATCATCACGATTTACTCCGGGTACGACTACTTTGCGAAGAATCGCAACGTTATCCAATACTCGTAA
- a CDS encoding competence/damage-inducible protein A has protein sequence MRAEIIAVGTELLLGQIANTNAQFLSQKLAEIGVGVYFHTVVGDNTERLLQVIRLAAQRSDLVIFSGGLGPTQDDLTKETVAEHVGVGLVTDSPAMQRIEDFFLQRGIVMTENNRKQALVLEGSHVFSNDFGMAPGMAVRHDSTTFVLLPGPPSELYPMVERYVMPYLVNLLPERQVFHSRVFRFYGIGESALEEKLIDLIEMQDNPTIAPYAKEFEVTLRVTARAASAVEGEALILPVEKEIRDRVGQYIYGTGEDSSLHEVLVTELIKRNETIACAESCTGGTVASLITSVPGSSSAFHGGVVCYTNEVKNQVLGVPAEVLETDGAVSEKTAQLLAENVRAKLGTTYGISVTGVAGPDPSEGKPVGLVYVGIAAEGLPTVVKELRLAGRRQAIVGRAAKFALFYALQMQKER, from the coding sequence ATGAGAGCGGAGATTATCGCGGTGGGGACCGAGCTTTTGTTGGGTCAAATTGCGAATACAAATGCGCAGTTTCTATCGCAAAAACTTGCTGAGATCGGTGTAGGGGTGTATTTCCACACGGTTGTGGGCGATAATACGGAGCGGCTGTTGCAAGTGATTCGGTTGGCTGCGCAGCGGTCCGATCTGGTCATCTTTTCCGGTGGATTGGGTCCTACCCAGGATGATCTGACCAAGGAAACGGTAGCCGAACACGTCGGCGTTGGTTTGGTAACGGATTCACCGGCCATGCAGCGTATTGAAGACTTCTTTTTACAACGTGGCATTGTCATGACGGAGAACAACCGAAAGCAGGCCCTTGTTTTGGAAGGGAGCCATGTGTTTTCCAACGACTTCGGGATGGCGCCTGGGATGGCGGTCCGTCATGACAGTACTACGTTCGTACTCTTGCCTGGCCCGCCGAGCGAGCTGTATCCCATGGTAGAACGTTACGTGATGCCTTATCTGGTGAATCTGCTGCCAGAGCGGCAGGTGTTTCATTCCCGGGTGTTCCGTTTTTACGGAATAGGGGAGTCGGCATTGGAGGAAAAACTGATCGATTTGATCGAAATGCAGGATAATCCAACGATTGCCCCATACGCCAAGGAATTCGAAGTCACGCTGCGTGTAACCGCGAGAGCAGCGTCTGCGGTCGAAGGCGAAGCGTTGATACTGCCTGTGGAAAAAGAGATTCGCGACCGGGTCGGCCAGTATATTTACGGCACGGGCGAAGATTCCTCGCTGCATGAGGTGCTCGTCACAGAACTGATCAAAAGGAATGAGACGATCGCTTGTGCGGAAAGCTGCACAGGTGGTACGGTAGCCTCCTTGATTACGTCTGTTCCGGGTAGCTCCTCCGCTTTTCATGGCGGTGTAGTCTGCTACACAAACGAAGTCAAGAATCAAGTGCTGGGAGTCCCCGCAGAAGTACTGGAAACAGATGGCGCTGTCAGTGAAAAAACAGCCCAGCTGCTGGCTGAAAATGTAAGAGCAAAACTGGGAACGACATACGGAATCTCAGTCACGGGTGTGGCAGGACCCGACCCTTCCGAGGGCAAGCCTGTCGGGTTGGTCTATGTCGGTATCGCGGCGGAAGGTCTGCCGACGGTGGTGAAAGAGCTGCGACTTGCGGGAAGACGGCAGGCAATCGTTGGCCGCGCCGCCAAATTCGCGCTGTTTTACGCGCTGCAAATGCAAAAAGAAAGGTGA